In Desulfovibrio sp. JC010, one genomic interval encodes:
- a CDS encoding DUF3164 family protein, whose protein sequence is MEGYMEDAQGRLVPLGQVKEIDKQRHETVMELVAQTMSMREAMSALKSKFVDDVETFVQLSAEEYEVKIGGKKGNITLYSFDGKYRIQRSVNEHFAFDERIQAAKELVDECLKEWTETSPGELKVVVNDAFQVDKEGNINVNRILGLRRLKITDPRWKRAMDAISDSLQTVGSKAYFRVSERQEDGSYKYLPLDMAKI, encoded by the coding sequence ATGGAAGGCTATATGGAAGATGCCCAAGGGCGTTTGGTGCCCTTGGGACAGGTAAAAGAGATCGACAAGCAACGGCATGAGACAGTTATGGAACTGGTGGCACAGACCATGTCCATGCGTGAAGCTATGTCCGCTCTCAAGAGTAAGTTTGTGGACGATGTTGAAACTTTTGTCCAGCTCAGTGCCGAAGAATACGAAGTGAAGATCGGAGGCAAGAAAGGCAACATCACCCTGTACAGCTTTGACGGCAAGTACCGCATTCAGCGGTCTGTCAACGAACATTTTGCCTTTGATGAACGCATTCAGGCCGCAAAAGAGCTTGTTGATGAATGCTTGAAAGAATGGACCGAAACAAGCCCCGGTGAACTTAAGGTTGTCGTTAACGATGCGTTTCAGGTCGATAAGGAAGGCAATATCAACGTCAACAGAATCCTCGGTCTGCGCCGCTTGAAGATCACAGACCCACGGTGGAAACGGGCCATGGATGCTATTAGCGACAGCCTGCAAACAGTAGGTTCAAAGGCTTATTTCAGGGTTTCAGAGCGTCAGGAAGACGGCTCCTATAAATATCTGCCGCTGGATATGGCTAAGATTTAA
- a CDS encoding DUF935 domain-containing protein translates to MVTILDQYGQPIKKEELTKEIAAPSLTGVRNVWQGAVTGGLTPARLASIIRSAQEGDILDYLTLAEEMEERDLHYRSVLSTRKLALAGLEPTIEAANEDDKKAVEINEAVRELIESPSFNMLLFDLADGLAKGFSVAEIDWETRSDKWVPRGYVWRDPRFFCFDKVSGNQLRMLDDADPVNGVELPPYKFIVFKPRLKSGIPIRGGLAMLAAWAFVFKSFTLKDWMAFIEVFGMPVRLGKYGPSASDKDIETLIRAVANIGTDAAAVIPESMVMEFVEIASKGGEKVFEGKARFLDEQVSKGILGQTMTADSGSSEAQSRVHDEVRQDILTADARQAEACVQQGLIIPYVDLNYGPQEHYPRFRLPVLDEEDVSALVDNVVKLVPHGLTVSIAEIRSKLGLREPKDNEPVICISSSEVPQVSTEETAANRAMNRQQVDELDALRDEGLNEWEPVMAPVVDPIRDALAEAESYEEALERLEAVEMDSSELMRSLTKQAFKARGLGNADG, encoded by the coding sequence ATGGTAACAATACTTGATCAGTACGGGCAGCCTATTAAGAAGGAAGAGCTTACAAAAGAAATTGCAGCTCCGTCCCTGACCGGAGTGCGTAATGTCTGGCAGGGAGCGGTGACAGGTGGTCTTACCCCAGCTCGGCTTGCATCCATCATCAGGTCCGCCCAGGAGGGAGACATACTTGACTATCTGACTCTGGCTGAAGAAATGGAAGAACGTGATCTGCATTACCGTTCTGTTTTGTCTACCCGTAAGCTTGCCCTTGCCGGGCTGGAGCCGACCATTGAAGCCGCCAATGAGGATGACAAGAAAGCCGTAGAAATCAATGAGGCTGTGCGTGAACTGATCGAATCACCTAGCTTTAATATGCTCCTGTTTGATCTTGCAGACGGTCTTGCTAAAGGTTTTTCAGTGGCTGAAATAGACTGGGAGACCCGGTCCGACAAATGGGTGCCACGGGGATACGTATGGCGCGATCCTCGCTTTTTCTGTTTTGATAAGGTCAGTGGTAACCAGTTACGCATGCTTGATGATGCTGATCCGGTTAACGGTGTTGAACTTCCGCCTTATAAATTTATCGTGTTTAAACCCCGTTTAAAGAGCGGGATTCCTATACGCGGCGGTCTTGCCATGCTTGCCGCTTGGGCGTTTGTCTTCAAGTCCTTTACTCTTAAAGATTGGATGGCATTTATTGAAGTCTTCGGCATGCCCGTGCGCCTCGGTAAATACGGTCCGTCTGCCTCTGATAAAGATATTGAAACCTTAATACGCGCCGTTGCCAACATCGGTACCGATGCCGCCGCAGTTATCCCTGAATCCATGGTCATGGAATTTGTGGAAATAGCTTCAAAGGGCGGGGAAAAGGTCTTTGAAGGTAAGGCGCGTTTCCTTGATGAGCAGGTCAGTAAAGGCATTCTGGGCCAGACCATGACCGCAGACAGCGGCAGCTCAGAAGCACAGAGCCGTGTCCACGATGAAGTGCGACAGGACATTTTGACAGCCGATGCTCGGCAGGCTGAAGCCTGTGTGCAACAAGGCTTGATCATACCTTATGTTGATCTGAATTACGGTCCGCAGGAACATTATCCACGATTCCGTTTACCCGTCCTTGACGAGGAAGATGTTAGTGCATTGGTGGACAACGTTGTCAAACTGGTCCCACATGGCCTGACGGTTTCAATCGCTGAGATTCGGTCAAAGCTCGGCTTGCGTGAACCAAAAGATAACGAGCCGGTGATTTGCATAAGCTCTTCAGAAGTACCCCAAGTCAGCACCGAAGAAACCGCAGCCAATCGGGCCATGAATCGTCAGCAGGTAGACGAACTGGACGCGCTCAGGGATGAAGGGCTGAATGAGTGGGAGCCGGTCATGGCCCCGGTGGTGGATCCGATCCGGGATGCGCTGGCCGAGGCTGAATCCTATGAAGAAGCACTGGAGCGGCTGGAAGCTGTTGAAATGGATTCAAGTGAATTGATGCGCTCCCTTACCAAGCAGGCTTTTAAGGCTCGTGGTTTAGGCAACGCTGATGGCTAG
- a CDS encoding phage protease — MKKQFSTNRATAVAICFELGDSKAAPEWVELIPAGDRVEGRDGRNWKNNPEAVLAAFAADLKTPPIDYEHSTEIKGPKGEPAPAVAWIVELEIRDGATWGRVDWNDEGREAVESRKYRYLSPVFSYTKDGVISQLHSAGLTNMPNLHLTALNQENETTEEDVDLKALCKKLGLPEDSSEETVMNRIAELQENDSGKASNSEQPVDLLKYVPRSDYDAAVNRANSFEQKLKDRDEAETDKAINKAVDDAIAAGKIAPANKAFYVASCKAEDGLKNFEEFVKNAPEIVSSANEDKKLETKPGSLTDEERAACRLTGTSEADFLKEKEAK; from the coding sequence ATGAAAAAACAATTTTCCACAAACCGAGCAACAGCAGTAGCGATCTGCTTTGAGCTGGGAGATTCCAAGGCCGCGCCGGAATGGGTTGAATTGATTCCCGCCGGGGATCGCGTTGAAGGACGTGATGGCCGTAACTGGAAGAACAATCCCGAAGCTGTGCTTGCAGCTTTTGCGGCGGACCTTAAGACGCCGCCCATTGATTACGAGCACTCAACCGAAATCAAAGGGCCGAAGGGTGAACCCGCACCCGCTGTAGCGTGGATTGTGGAGCTGGAAATCCGTGACGGTGCCACATGGGGCCGCGTGGATTGGAACGATGAAGGCCGTGAGGCTGTTGAAAGTCGCAAGTACCGTTATCTGTCTCCGGTGTTTAGCTACACCAAGGATGGGGTCATTTCCCAATTGCACAGTGCTGGTCTTACGAACATGCCCAACCTCCATCTTACCGCCTTAAACCAAGAAAATGAAACCACGGAGGAAGATGTGGACCTGAAAGCGTTGTGCAAAAAATTGGGTCTGCCGGAAGACTCCTCAGAAGAAACCGTAATGAATCGCATTGCGGAGCTTCAGGAGAATGATTCCGGGAAGGCCAGCAATTCCGAGCAGCCGGTGGACCTGCTTAAGTATGTTCCCCGCTCAGACTATGACGCGGCTGTCAACCGTGCCAATTCCTTTGAGCAGAAGCTTAAGGATCGTGACGAAGCAGAGACCGACAAGGCCATCAATAAAGCTGTTGATGATGCTATCGCAGCTGGAAAGATAGCCCCGGCGAATAAGGCGTTTTATGTCGCGTCCTGCAAGGCCGAAGACGGGCTGAAAAACTTTGAAGAGTTCGTCAAGAACGCGCCGGAGATTGTCTCCAGTGCGAATGAAGACAAAAAGCTGGAAACGAAGCCGGGCAGCCTGACTGATGAAGAAC
- a CDS encoding DUF3486 family protein, translating into MAKRKGRGRPSSIDLLPEDLRVAINTALRERRLTQKQILDHFNELLEGRGAEPISKSALNRYALHIEETGSKLREAREAAAGLVGGLGESSDTDLGRAVTEMIKTMVFDAVLDRSDEDEAGPDLDRLKTLSIIVEKVAKASKLDSDREFKIREHVEAQVKKAAAKEVDNVGQEKGLSTDTISAIKSSILGIKVEK; encoded by the coding sequence ATGGCAAAGCGCAAAGGCCGTGGCCGTCCATCATCCATTGATCTTCTGCCGGAAGATTTACGGGTTGCGATTAATACCGCTTTACGCGAGCGCAGGTTGACCCAGAAGCAGATTCTCGACCACTTCAATGAGCTACTTGAAGGTCGTGGCGCGGAGCCTATCAGTAAGTCTGCACTCAATCGTTATGCCCTGCATATTGAAGAAACCGGATCAAAACTTCGTGAGGCCCGTGAAGCTGCCGCAGGCTTGGTCGGTGGGCTTGGTGAAAGTTCGGATACTGATCTGGGACGTGCTGTAACTGAAATGATTAAGACCATGGTTTTTGATGCCGTGCTTGACCGTAGCGATGAAGATGAAGCAGGGCCGGACCTTGACCGTCTTAAAACTCTTTCCATCATAGTTGAGAAGGTCGCCAAGGCCAGCAAGCTGGACTCGGATCGCGAATTCAAAATCCGTGAACATGTTGAGGCACAGGTCAAGAAAGCTGCTGCCAAAGAAGTTGATAACGTTGGACAAGAAAAAGGACTTTCCACCGACACCATCAGTGCCATTAAATCCTCCATCCTCGGTATCAAGGTAGAGAAATGA
- a CDS encoding DUF2730 family protein: MSTEASLIAEIKSWIPTIAFAGQFVIGWFLYKLDKRFVSKDSCTSCRKAITDEVAKLSKSVDELDDRVGRNEVLLSKQPTQEQFNQLNISMEKLSGGMNVLTERIDGVKEYQASLKELVLRVEDFVKEASKE, translated from the coding sequence ATGAGTACCGAAGCAAGCCTAATCGCTGAGATCAAGTCGTGGATACCCACCATAGCCTTTGCTGGGCAATTCGTAATTGGCTGGTTTCTGTACAAGCTTGATAAGCGGTTTGTCAGTAAGGACAGTTGCACGAGCTGCCGCAAAGCTATCACCGATGAAGTTGCCAAATTAAGCAAGTCTGTTGACGAACTGGACGATCGTGTTGGCCGAAATGAGGTGTTGCTTTCCAAGCAGCCGACACAAGAGCAGTTCAACCAACTCAACATCTCCATGGAAAAACTATCCGGCGGAATGAACGTACTAACCGAGCGTATTGACGGGGTCAAAGAGTATCAGGCGTCGTTGAAGGAGCTGGTCCTGCGGGTAGAAGATTTTGTCAAGGAAGCTAGTAAGGAATAG
- a CDS encoding ArsR family transcriptional regulator, giving the protein MKKYEIFEHENLRSCVLRTLEETPSGTMNESLLDSIAHGAYGFDSNRKRMVQILRWLEDKGLITIEAINENCLVAEITAAGARVAQGVEVFPGVKRPERKA; this is encoded by the coding sequence ATGAAGAAGTACGAAATTTTTGAGCATGAAAATCTGCGAAGCTGCGTTCTGCGCACCCTTGAAGAAACACCTTCCGGCACCATGAATGAATCCCTGCTGGATTCCATAGCGCACGGTGCATACGGCTTTGACTCCAACCGTAAACGCATGGTCCAGATTCTGCGCTGGCTGGAAGATAAGGGACTGATAACCATTGAAGCAATTAACGAGAATTGCCTTGTGGCTGAGATCACCGCAGCCGGTGCGCGTGTGGCTCAGGGTGTTGAAGTCTTCCCCGGCGTGAAACGTCCTGAACGCAAGGCGTAG
- a CDS encoding RNA helicase translates to MSTSSWPPMLQELAATIGREPALVLAEEIGGVSKYIPTKATASHELAKLVGVERMAVLCEVYGGVHLTIPRGVNLDPAKPQIKELLGKMSGRKIAQKLGVSERYVRKVANEAPKPQQSMLPGL, encoded by the coding sequence ATGTCTACATCCTCATGGCCCCCGATGTTGCAAGAACTGGCTGCCACTATTGGCCGGGAGCCTGCACTTGTTCTGGCCGAGGAAATTGGCGGAGTTTCGAAATATATTCCGACCAAGGCCACAGCCAGCCACGAGTTAGCGAAGTTGGTTGGTGTGGAACGTATGGCGGTGCTTTGTGAAGTTTACGGCGGTGTCCATCTGACCATTCCTCGTGGCGTGAATCTTGATCCTGCCAAGCCGCAGATTAAAGAACTGCTGGGCAAGATGTCGGGGCGTAAGATTGCTCAGAAGTTAGGTGTTAGTGAGCGGTACGTGCGCAAGGTAGCCAATGAAGCCCCGAAGCCTCAGCAAAGCATGCTGCCCGGCTTATAG
- a CDS encoding phage minor head protein, producing the protein MARFTFEDRPPKEVVNFFKGKQLTTSFDYREVWQEEHAFGFTVAKATETDVLTSIRDELLKAKQQGIPFPQFKKELGPRLQKLGWWGKKDVVDPLTGEVVTAQLGSPHRLRVIYESNIRSAASAGQWERAQRTKKGLPYFIYELGPSREHRPQHVRWAGTILPVDHDWWTTHFPPNDYGCKCRVRQITRAEAADLGGESTAPETKFVEYRNKRTGEVTSVPEGIGPGWASNPGKVRGENLDNFLAGKLEGVSQNHARIAIHDLVNSFRFEGIFKGEVKGFVPVGVLPQKRMAQLGTQSRVIRFSDYTASKGDDKHPDVKQQDYALVQWLMENGECVEDKKSHLTFIGLKDGKHWKATVKKTQDGKELYLQTLHRIMPDQAERILKRKK; encoded by the coding sequence ATGGCTAGATTTACTTTTGAGGACCGTCCGCCCAAGGAAGTGGTTAATTTCTTCAAGGGCAAGCAGCTCACCACCTCTTTTGATTACCGTGAGGTGTGGCAGGAGGAACATGCCTTTGGATTCACCGTAGCCAAGGCCACGGAGACGGACGTCCTTACTTCTATTCGTGACGAGCTGCTGAAAGCGAAGCAGCAAGGGATACCTTTTCCGCAATTTAAAAAAGAGCTGGGACCGCGCCTCCAGAAGCTCGGCTGGTGGGGCAAGAAAGATGTTGTTGATCCATTAACCGGGGAAGTTGTCACAGCGCAGCTCGGTTCTCCGCACCGGCTACGGGTCATTTATGAATCCAACATCAGAAGCGCAGCCAGTGCCGGGCAATGGGAACGCGCTCAGAGAACGAAAAAGGGGCTGCCCTACTTTATATATGAATTAGGCCCGTCCCGTGAGCATAGGCCGCAGCACGTTAGATGGGCCGGGACTATTCTGCCTGTGGACCATGATTGGTGGACAACTCATTTCCCGCCCAATGACTACGGCTGCAAGTGCCGGGTACGTCAGATTACACGTGCTGAAGCTGCTGATCTGGGTGGCGAAAGCACGGCCCCTGAAACCAAGTTCGTTGAATACCGCAACAAGCGCACAGGTGAAGTTACCTCGGTACCGGAAGGCATTGGCCCCGGCTGGGCATCCAATCCCGGCAAGGTGCGTGGCGAAAATCTGGACAACTTTCTGGCCGGAAAACTGGAAGGTGTGAGCCAGAACCACGCGCGGATCGCGATTCACGATCTAGTCAACTCCTTCCGTTTTGAAGGGATTTTTAAGGGAGAGGTTAAAGGCTTTGTCCCGGTGGGAGTTCTGCCGCAGAAGCGCATGGCACAGCTTGGAACGCAGTCCCGTGTAATCAGATTTTCGGATTACACAGCATCAAAGGGCGATGACAAACACCCGGATGTGAAACAGCAGGACTACGCGCTGGTGCAGTGGTTGATGGAAAACGGCGAATGCGTAGAAGACAAGAAGAGTCACTTAACTTTTATAGGTCTTAAGGATGGTAAGCACTGGAAAGCTACGGTGAAGAAAACTCAGGACGGTAAGGAGCTTTACTTGCAGACATTGCATCGCATTATGCCAGATCAGGCGGAAAGGATATTAAAGCGCAAAAAATAA
- a CDS encoding helix-turn-helix domain-containing protein, translating to MSRLPVDQQAAKNAPRGQEHYWKVMQQLDCEAGFTVDAVYRKCNGPKNQVRDYIGRLHKAGFLEVVRSEKEGIITRHYYTIAKRSRFAPKVRRDGTIVSPTKREVMWRTIRMHKRVTRDDLVVWASLPEVPVKPNDAQDYLKHLTKAGYLRRNGKTYTLIKNTGPLPPKIQRIKQVFDPNLNKVVWTPKEKA from the coding sequence ATGAGCAGACTCCCTGTAGATCAGCAAGCAGCCAAAAACGCACCTCGTGGGCAGGAGCATTACTGGAAGGTAATGCAGCAGCTGGATTGTGAAGCTGGCTTTACTGTGGATGCGGTCTATCGCAAATGTAATGGACCTAAAAATCAAGTTAGAGACTACATCGGCAGGCTGCATAAGGCCGGCTTCTTGGAGGTTGTCCGTTCAGAAAAGGAAGGCATCATCACCCGCCATTACTACACCATAGCCAAGCGGAGCCGTTTTGCTCCCAAAGTGCGTAGGGATGGGACAATTGTTTCACCGACCAAACGGGAAGTTATGTGGCGGACTATCCGTATGCATAAGCGGGTAACACGTGACGACTTGGTTGTCTGGGCATCTCTGCCAGAGGTTCCAGTTAAACCCAATGATGCACAGGACTACCTCAAGCATTTGACGAAGGCCGGGTATCTCAGGAGGAACGGCAAAACCTACACCCTTATCAAAAACACTGGGCCGCTGCCCCCTAAAATTCAACGCATTAAACAGGTGTTTGACCCCAATTTAAACAAGGTTGTCTGGACACCGAAGGAGAAAGCATGA
- a CDS encoding AAA family ATPase: MALDAQPALLTNVTLFTELMNRLLNTPDHLTPLGVFYGFSGFGKTISATFAANRHGALYLEVGASWTVKKFCQMALKELGVVPAKTVTDMVEQLIETLAIETRPLIIDEFDHIARMGEKSVNIIREILDKAQIPVILIGEEYLPSSLKRWERFDNRVRSWVAAQPASVSDAKRLAKMYAPELTIADPVMEDMATQANGIVRRICHGIETVREAASLKGLSEVELKDVADITYWQTRPAARKH; this comes from the coding sequence ATGGCACTGGATGCACAACCTGCACTGCTTACCAACGTAACCTTGTTTACCGAGCTGATGAACCGTTTGCTCAACACCCCGGATCACTTAACCCCGCTTGGCGTGTTCTATGGATTCAGCGGCTTCGGCAAGACCATCAGCGCGACTTTTGCCGCCAACAGGCACGGTGCGCTTTACCTTGAGGTCGGGGCATCATGGACCGTCAAAAAATTCTGCCAGATGGCTCTTAAAGAGCTTGGAGTTGTTCCCGCCAAGACCGTAACCGACATGGTTGAGCAGCTTATTGAAACGCTGGCGATTGAGACCCGGCCTTTGATCATTGATGAGTTCGACCACATCGCCCGCATGGGTGAAAAGAGCGTCAACATCATCCGCGAGATTCTGGATAAAGCACAGATTCCCGTCATTTTGATTGGCGAGGAATACCTGCCTAGCAGCCTGAAACGCTGGGAACGCTTTGATAACCGTGTTCGTTCTTGGGTTGCAGCACAGCCTGCCTCAGTGAGTGATGCCAAACGCCTTGCCAAGATGTATGCCCCGGAGCTGACCATTGCCGATCCAGTAATGGAAGACATGGCAACTCAGGCCAACGGCATTGTCCGCCGCATTTGCCACGGTATTGAAACAGTCCGTGAAGCCGCTTCTTTGAAAGGATTATCCGAGGTTGAGCTGAAAGACGTAGCAGACATTACCTACTGGCAGACACGCCCGGCAGCGAGGAAACACTAA
- a CDS encoding holin family protein, protein MIGSILDLGSTIIDKIWPDAGEREKAKLRLMEMQNRGELADLEARVKIMLAEMSGNWLQRSWRPILMLTIIAIVANNYLLYPYLALFWSKAPHLELPTQLWSLMELGLGGYVVGRSAEKVAKTWREKS, encoded by the coding sequence ATGATCGGTTCAATTTTAGACCTCGGCTCCACTATCATTGACAAAATCTGGCCTGATGCCGGGGAGCGCGAAAAAGCCAAGCTTCGGCTCATGGAAATGCAGAACCGGGGTGAACTTGCCGACCTTGAGGCGCGTGTCAAAATCATGCTGGCCGAGATGTCTGGCAACTGGTTGCAGCGGTCTTGGCGTCCGATCCTGATGCTGACCATTATTGCTATCGTAGCCAACAACTACCTGTTGTATCCGTATCTGGCGTTATTTTGGTCCAAGGCTCCGCACCTTGAGTTGCCCACGCAGCTCTGGTCTCTGATGGAGCTGGGGCTGGGTGGATATGTGGTCGGGCGTAGTGCCGAGAAGGTTGCTAAGACTTGGAGGGAAAAGTCGTGA
- a CDS encoding DUF5675 family protein: MSKKIVDVFRVERTEAATVSAVCVDGKAICWFLEEPWKKNQPNISCIPAGRYVMKREFSPSKQRDLWTIKDVPGRTYVRIHTGNDLDDTEGCPLTGSTPDDSGDKRRVNQSTAAFKQFMQAMNGATEAEIVITEVARAVY, encoded by the coding sequence GTGTCCAAAAAAATTGTTGATGTGTTCCGGGTTGAGAGGACAGAGGCTGCAACCGTTTCGGCTGTATGCGTGGATGGCAAGGCTATTTGCTGGTTTCTGGAGGAACCGTGGAAAAAGAATCAGCCCAATATCTCGTGCATCCCCGCTGGTCGCTATGTCATGAAGCGTGAATTTTCCCCGTCTAAGCAGCGCGACCTGTGGACCATTAAAGACGTGCCGGGCAGAACCTACGTGCGCATCCATACCGGCAACGATCTGGATGATACCGAGGGTTGCCCTCTGACCGGTTCTACGCCTGACGATAGCGGCGATAAGCGGAGAGTGAATCAGAGCACTGCGGCTTTCAAGCAGTTCATGCAGGCCATGAACGGTGCCACCGAGGCCGAGATTGTCATTACCGAGGTGGCGCGTGCCGTTTATTAA
- a CDS encoding gp16 family protein, with product MSFRNKLIGKIKLGCKQLGLDDPERRDEYEAMLFNLTGKRSSAKMNAKQLHMVINHLENCGAVFTNKGNKRKHSKAKNPQVRMVFGLWAELYELGGVDDPSRDALTAWVRRMTNDSCDGPDWLTPAQSQQLVESLKQWIARIS from the coding sequence ATGAGTTTCCGCAATAAACTTATCGGCAAAATCAAACTCGGCTGCAAGCAGCTCGGCTTGGACGATCCTGAAAGACGTGATGAGTATGAAGCCATGCTTTTTAATCTTACAGGTAAACGGTCCAGTGCCAAAATGAACGCCAAGCAGCTGCACATGGTCATCAACCATTTGGAAAACTGCGGTGCTGTCTTCACCAACAAGGGCAATAAGCGCAAGCACAGCAAAGCAAAGAATCCGCAAGTCAGAATGGTCTTCGGCTTGTGGGCAGAACTGTACGAGCTGGGCGGCGTTGACGATCCCAGCCGCGATGCGCTGACCGCATGGGTGCGCCGCATGACTAATGACAGTTGCGATGGTCCTGATTGGCTGACCCCGGCGCAGTCCCAGCAGCTCGTTGAATCCCTCAAACAGTGGATAGCACGAATCTCATAG